The Apus apus isolate bApuApu2 chromosome 20, bApuApu2.pri.cur, whole genome shotgun sequence genome includes a region encoding these proteins:
- the PGD gene encoding 6-phosphogluconate dehydrogenase, decarboxylating — translation MAEADIALIGLAVMGQNLILNMNDHGFVVCAFNRTVSKVDDFLANEAKGTKVIGAHSLEEMVSKLKKPRRIILLVKAGSAVDDFINKLVPLLETGDIIIDGGNSEYRDTTRRCKELQAKGILFVGSGVSGGEEGARYGPSLMPGGAKEAWPHIKTIFQSIAAKVGSGEPCCDWVGDEGAGHFVKMVHNGIEYGDMQLICEAYHLMKDVVGMEHDEMSQVFQEWNKTELDSFLIEITANILKFKDSDGKYLLPKIKDSAGQKGTGKWTAISALDYGVPVTLIGEAVFARCLSSLKDERVQASKLLNGPKMTQFGGDKKAFLEDIRMALYASKIISYAQGFMLLRQAAKEFGWTLNYGGIALMWRGGCIIRSVFLGKIKDAFDRNPELQNLLLDDFFKTAVENCQDSWRRVISTGVQIGIPMPCFTTALSFYDGYRHKVLPANLIQAQRDYFGAHTYELLSKPGVFIHTNWTGHGGNVSSSAYNV, via the exons ATGGCCGA AGCTGACATTGCTTTGATTGGCCTGGCTGTGATGGGTCAAAACCTTATTTTGAACATGAATGATCATGGCTTTGTG GTTTGTGCTTTCAACAGGACAGTTTCCAAAGTGGATGACTTCCTGGCCAACGAGGCCAAGGGAACAAAAGTGATTGGTGCTCACAGCCTGGAAGAGATGGTCTCGAAGTTGAAGAAGCCCCGTCGCATTATCTTGCTGGTGAAGGCTGGAAGTGCAGTGGATGACTTCATCAACAAACTG GTGCCATTGTTGGAGACTGGAGACATCATAATTGATGGTGGGAATTCTGAGTATAGAGATACCACG AGGCGCtgcaaggagctgcaggcaaAAGGCATCTTGTTTGTGGGAAGTGGTGTTAGTGGTGGAGAGGAGGGTGCCAGATATGGCCCTTCACTCATGCCAGGAGGAGCCAAAGAAGCCTG GCCCCACATCAAGACCATATTTCAAAGCATTGCTGCTAAAGTGGGATCTGGGGAACCTTGTTGTGACTGG GTAGGAGATGAGGGTGCTGGGCACTTTGTGAAGATGGTGCACAATGGGATTGAATATGGAGACATGCAGCTGATCTGTGAGGCCTATCACCTGATGAAAGATGTGGTGGGCATGGAGCATGATGAGATGTCCCAG gtGTTTCAGGAATGGAATAAGACAGAGTTGGACTCTTTCCTGATTGAAATCACAGCCAATATTCTCAAATTCAAAGACAGTGATGGCAAATACCTCCTCCCAAAGATCAAGGACAGTGCAGGACAAAAAGGCACAGGGAAGTGGACAGCCATTTCTGCCCTGGACTATGGAGTTCCTGTCACACTCATAG GTGAAGCTGTGTTTGCACGGTGCCTGTCTTCCCTCAAGGATGAGAGAGTACAGGCCAGTAAGCTGCTGAATGGGCCTAAAATGACTCAGTTTGGTGGGGACAAGAAAGCCTTTCTGGAGGACATTCGCATG GCCCTGTATGCTTCCAAGATTATCTCCTATGCTCAAGGCTTCATGCTACTGAGACAAGCAGCCAAAGAATTTGGCTGGACACTGAATTACGGTGGCATTGCACTGATGTGGAGGGGAGGCTGCATCATCAGAAG TGTGTTCCTGGGAAAAATCAAAGATGCTTTTGATCGAAACCCTGAGCTCCAGAATTTGCTGTTGGATGATTTCTTTAAGACAGCTGTTGAAAACTGCCAG gaCTCCTGGCGACGTGTGATCAGTACTGGAGTGCAGATTGGTATCCCTATGCCCTGCTTCACTACAGCACTTTCTTTTTATGATGGATACAGGCATAAAGTATTACCAGCAAACCTGATTCAG GCCCAGCGCGATTACTTTGGGGCCCACACGTATGAGTTGTTATCCAAGCCAGGTGTATTTATCCATACTAACTGGACAGGCCATGGAGGAAATGTCTCCTCTTCTGCCTACAATGTctaa
- the CENPS gene encoding centromere protein S produces MRGRGCAGKMAAGGQGEERRLLVQRLKAAAHYAVGGLCQEVAEDKDVQLSKQTIAAISEITFRQCETFAKDLEMFARHAKRSTVTTEDVKLLARRSNSLLKYITQKSDEIVSSNMEQKERKKKKPSAAKRGRTGEQEADVTESEDSNMA; encoded by the exons ATGCGCGGGCGGGGCTGCGCGGGCAAGatggcggcgggcgggcagggcgaGGAGCGGCGGCTGCTCGTCCAG AGGCTGAAGGCCGCGGCGCACTACGCGGTTGGCGGCCTGTGTCAGGAAGTGGCAGAAGACAAAGACGTGCAGCTCAGCAAACAAACCATCGCGGCCATCTCCGAGATCACCTTCAGGCAGTGCG AGACCTTTGCAAAAGACCTTGAAATGTTTGCAAG GCATGCAAAACGAAGCACAGTCACTACAGAAGATGTGAAACTTTTGGCTAGAAGGAGCAATTCTTTG ctCAAGTATATCACCCAGAAGAGTGATGAGATTGTATCGAGTAACATGGagcaaaaggagaggaagaaaaagaagccaaGTGCAGCTAAGAGAGGTAGAACTGGGGAACAAGAAGCAGATGTGACTGAAAGTGAAGATTCCAACATGGCATGA
- the DFFA gene encoding DNA fragmentation factor subunit alpha isoform X2, translated as MLISGGRTPYGILAIDKAKEPITLVLAEDGTIVDDEDYFLCLPPNTKFVALAKNEKWSSRSLDSGTAWPSESADEVDSAAEKWKQLARQLKEDLSNIILMSEEDLQVLTDVPCSDLAEELAQSQTKVQVLQDTLQQVLDRREEERQSRQLLELYLQALKNEDSILSKVAESEAVPRKEMDVVDTGTSSTSTSAKTVLSDQILAALKEKPAPELCLDSQDLELVLKEDTQVLASALRWDKQKAEALQQACDQELSKRLQQVQTLHSLRSMSKGKKTLPWGDWPSSKRKK; from the exons ATGTTAATTTCTGGAGGGAGAACTC cttATGGCATTCTGGCTATTGACAAAGCCAAGGAGCCCATCACCTTAGTTCTGGCAGAAGATGGCACCATCGTGGATGATGAAGATTACTTCTTGTGTCTGCCACCTAACACCAAGTTTGTGGCGCTGGCCAAGAATGAGAAATGGTCCAGCAGAAGCTTAG ACAGTGGAACAGCCTGGCCCTCGGAGTCTGCAGATGAAGTGGACAGTGCTGCAGAGAAGTGGAAGCAGCTGGCCAGGCAACTGAAGGAGGACCTGTCCAATATCATCCTGATGTCTGAAGAGGACCTCCAG GTGCTAACTGATGTACCATGTTCAGACCTGGCAGAAGAACTTGCCCAAAGTCAAACCAAAGTCCAAGTATTGCAGGACAccctgcagcaggtgctggaCAGACGAGAAGAAGAACGGCAGTCAAGACAGCTCCTGGAGCTCTACCTACAGGCCTTGAAAAATGAAGACAGTATCTTAAGCAAAGTAGCAG AATCCGAGGCTGTACCAAGAAAGGAGATGGATGTGGTTGACACAGGAACCAGCAGTACAAGCACTTCAGCCAAAACGGTGCTCAGTGACCAGATCCTTGCTGCTCTGAAAGAGAAGCCTGCTCCAGAGCTCTGCTTGGACAGTCAAGATCTAGAG CTGGTCTTGAAAGAAGACACACAAGTCCTGGCCTCAGCTCTAAGATGGGACAAGCAGAAAGCTGAAGCTCTGCAGCAAGCCTGTGATCAGGAGCTCTCCAAGCGTCTACAACAAGTGCAGACTTTGCATTCCCTAAGGAGCATGTCCAAGGGCAAGAAAACACTCCCCTGGGGAGACTGGCCTAGTTCAAAACGCAAAAAATAA
- the DFFA gene encoding DNA fragmentation factor subunit alpha isoform X1: MAAPLKRCLLRRRDGREQHGVAASCLRELRDKAYGILAIDKAKEPITLVLAEDGTIVDDEDYFLCLPPNTKFVALAKNEKWSSRSLDSGTAWPSESADEVDSAAEKWKQLARQLKEDLSNIILMSEEDLQVLTDVPCSDLAEELAQSQTKVQVLQDTLQQVLDRREEERQSRQLLELYLQALKNEDSILSKVAESEAVPRKEMDVVDTGTSSTSTSAKTVLSDQILAALKEKPAPELCLDSQDLELVLKEDTQVLASALRWDKQKAEALQQACDQELSKRLQQVQTLHSLRSMSKGKKTLPWGDWPSSKRKK, from the exons ATGGCGGCCCCGCTGAAGCGCTGCCTGCTGCGGCGGCGGGACGGGCGGGAGCAGCACGGCGTGGCCGCCTCCTGCCTGCGGGAGCTGCGCGACAAGG cttATGGCATTCTGGCTATTGACAAAGCCAAGGAGCCCATCACCTTAGTTCTGGCAGAAGATGGCACCATCGTGGATGATGAAGATTACTTCTTGTGTCTGCCACCTAACACCAAGTTTGTGGCGCTGGCCAAGAATGAGAAATGGTCCAGCAGAAGCTTAG ACAGTGGAACAGCCTGGCCCTCGGAGTCTGCAGATGAAGTGGACAGTGCTGCAGAGAAGTGGAAGCAGCTGGCCAGGCAACTGAAGGAGGACCTGTCCAATATCATCCTGATGTCTGAAGAGGACCTCCAG GTGCTAACTGATGTACCATGTTCAGACCTGGCAGAAGAACTTGCCCAAAGTCAAACCAAAGTCCAAGTATTGCAGGACAccctgcagcaggtgctggaCAGACGAGAAGAAGAACGGCAGTCAAGACAGCTCCTGGAGCTCTACCTACAGGCCTTGAAAAATGAAGACAGTATCTTAAGCAAAGTAGCAG AATCCGAGGCTGTACCAAGAAAGGAGATGGATGTGGTTGACACAGGAACCAGCAGTACAAGCACTTCAGCCAAAACGGTGCTCAGTGACCAGATCCTTGCTGCTCTGAAAGAGAAGCCTGCTCCAGAGCTCTGCTTGGACAGTCAAGATCTAGAG CTGGTCTTGAAAGAAGACACACAAGTCCTGGCCTCAGCTCTAAGATGGGACAAGCAGAAAGCTGAAGCTCTGCAGCAAGCCTGTGATCAGGAGCTCTCCAAGCGTCTACAACAAGTGCAGACTTTGCATTCCCTAAGGAGCATGTCCAAGGGCAAGAAAACACTCCCCTGGGGAGACTGGCCTAGTTCAAAACGCAAAAAATAA